The proteins below are encoded in one region of Salvelinus namaycush isolate Seneca chromosome 39, SaNama_1.0, whole genome shotgun sequence:
- the LOC120032408 gene encoding malate dehydrogenase, cytoplasmic-like isoform X1, with protein MLTLLTAMYIVVRAASSEADPIRVLVTGAAGQIAYSLLYSIAKGDVFGKDQPIILVLLDIPPMLPVLDGVVMELQDCALPLLREVIPTDKVELGFKDLDAAILVGSMPRKEGMERKDLLKANVAIFKTQGAALEKYAKKSVRVLVVGNPANTNCLIASKSAPSIPKENFSCLTRLDHNRARSQVAMRCGVPADAVKNVIIWGNHSSTQYPDVHHAMVNVHGKEVEAYDAVKDDSWLKGDFISTVQLRGAAVIKARKLSSAMSAAKAICDHMRDWWFGTLDGEFMSMGVYAGGNSYGIPEDLIYSFPVHIKNKSWNIHDGLPINDFSRAKMDATAAELAEERDTALSFLTQ; from the exons ATGTTGACTTTGTTGACAGCGATGTACATAGTGGTGCGGGCGGCATCGTCGGAG GCCGACCCAATCCGTGTGCTGGTGACTGGCGCTGCTGGACAGATCGCCTACTCTCTGCTGTACAGCATCGCCAAGGGAGATGTCTTCGGCAAGGACCAG CCTATCATCTTGGTCCTATTGGACATCCCTCCCATGTTGCCGGTTCTGGATGGGGTTGTGATGGAGCTGCAGGACTGTGCTCTCCCACTCCTGAGGG AGGTCATCCCCACCGACAAGGTGGAGCTGGGCTTCAAGGATCTGGACGCCGCCATCTTGGTGGGCTCTATGCCCAGGAAGGAGGGCATGGAGAGGAAGGACCTCCTGAAGGCCAACGTGGCCATCTTTAAGACCCAGGGGGCCGCCCTGGAGAAGTACGCCAAGAAGTCTGTCAGG GTCTTGGTGGTGGGAAACCCTGCTAACACCAACTGTCTGATTGCCTCCAAGTCCGCCCCCTCCATCCCCAAGGAGAACTTCTCCTGCCTGACCCGTCTAGACCACAACAGGGCCCGTTCCCAG GTGGCGATGCGTTGCGGCGTGCCCGCTGATGCAGTCAAGAACGTCATCATCTGGGGCAACCACTCATCCACCCAGTACCCCGACGTGCACCACGCCATGGTCAACGTGCATGGCAAGGAGGTGGAGGCGTACGACGCCGTGAAGGACGACAGCTGGCTCAAAGGAGACTTCATCTCT ACGGTGCAGCTGCGTGGTGCTGCCGTCATCAAGGCCAGGAAGCTCTCCAGTGCCATGTCTGCCGCCAAGGCCATCTGTGACCACATGAGGGACTGGTGGTTCGGCACTCTCGAT GGTGAGTTCATGTCTATGGGTGTGTACGCTGGTGGAAACTCCTACGGAATCCCCGAAGACCTCATTTACTCATTCCCTGTTCATATCAAG AACAAATCGTGGAATATCCATGACGGTCTGCCTATCAACGACTTCTCCCGCGCCAAGATGGACGCCACAGCCGCCGAGCTGGCGGAGGAGCGAGACACGGCCCTGTCCTTCCTGACCCAGTGA
- the LOC120032408 gene encoding malate dehydrogenase, cytoplasmic-like isoform X2, producing the protein MADPIRVLVTGAAGQIAYSLLYSIAKGDVFGKDQPIILVLLDIPPMLPVLDGVVMELQDCALPLLREVIPTDKVELGFKDLDAAILVGSMPRKEGMERKDLLKANVAIFKTQGAALEKYAKKSVRVLVVGNPANTNCLIASKSAPSIPKENFSCLTRLDHNRARSQVAMRCGVPADAVKNVIIWGNHSSTQYPDVHHAMVNVHGKEVEAYDAVKDDSWLKGDFISTVQLRGAAVIKARKLSSAMSAAKAICDHMRDWWFGTLDGEFMSMGVYAGGNSYGIPEDLIYSFPVHIKNKSWNIHDGLPINDFSRAKMDATAAELAEERDTALSFLTQ; encoded by the exons ATG GCCGACCCAATCCGTGTGCTGGTGACTGGCGCTGCTGGACAGATCGCCTACTCTCTGCTGTACAGCATCGCCAAGGGAGATGTCTTCGGCAAGGACCAG CCTATCATCTTGGTCCTATTGGACATCCCTCCCATGTTGCCGGTTCTGGATGGGGTTGTGATGGAGCTGCAGGACTGTGCTCTCCCACTCCTGAGGG AGGTCATCCCCACCGACAAGGTGGAGCTGGGCTTCAAGGATCTGGACGCCGCCATCTTGGTGGGCTCTATGCCCAGGAAGGAGGGCATGGAGAGGAAGGACCTCCTGAAGGCCAACGTGGCCATCTTTAAGACCCAGGGGGCCGCCCTGGAGAAGTACGCCAAGAAGTCTGTCAGG GTCTTGGTGGTGGGAAACCCTGCTAACACCAACTGTCTGATTGCCTCCAAGTCCGCCCCCTCCATCCCCAAGGAGAACTTCTCCTGCCTGACCCGTCTAGACCACAACAGGGCCCGTTCCCAG GTGGCGATGCGTTGCGGCGTGCCCGCTGATGCAGTCAAGAACGTCATCATCTGGGGCAACCACTCATCCACCCAGTACCCCGACGTGCACCACGCCATGGTCAACGTGCATGGCAAGGAGGTGGAGGCGTACGACGCCGTGAAGGACGACAGCTGGCTCAAAGGAGACTTCATCTCT ACGGTGCAGCTGCGTGGTGCTGCCGTCATCAAGGCCAGGAAGCTCTCCAGTGCCATGTCTGCCGCCAAGGCCATCTGTGACCACATGAGGGACTGGTGGTTCGGCACTCTCGAT GGTGAGTTCATGTCTATGGGTGTGTACGCTGGTGGAAACTCCTACGGAATCCCCGAAGACCTCATTTACTCATTCCCTGTTCATATCAAG AACAAATCGTGGAATATCCATGACGGTCTGCCTATCAACGACTTCTCCCGCGCCAAGATGGACGCCACAGCCGCCGAGCTGGCGGAGGAGCGAGACACGGCCCTGTCCTTCCTGACCCAGTGA
- the LOC120032407 gene encoding UTP--glucose-1-phosphate uridylyltransferase-like: MSVLDDLSKAGMAEFQEKLRLQHETSMHKELEKLLTTAKGAEQEISKKDFEGFKNLFHRFLQVKGPSVKWDKIHKPPEDLIHPYDKIKAQGLPDSVAASLNKLVVVKLNGGLGTSMGCKGPKSVISVRNENTFLDLTVHQIEHLNKTFNVDVPLVLMNSFNTDEDTKKILQKYTHHRVHIHTFNQSRYPRINKESLLPVAKDLGMHGDHADAWYPPGHGDIYASFYNSGLLDKLIAAGKEYIFVSNIDNLGATVDLFILNHLMTQPKDKRCEFIMEVTDKTRADVKGGTLIQYDDKLRLLEIAQVPKAHVDEFKSVTKFKIFNTNNLWISLAAIKRLHEQNTMDMEIIVNPKTLDGGLNVIQLETAVGAAIKAFDNALGVNVPRSRFLPVKTSSDLLLVMSNLYSLDAGSLTMSKKREFPSTPHVKLGSSFTKVHDFLMRFESIPDMLELDHLTVSGDVTFGKNVSLKGTVIIIANHGDRIDIPAGAVLENKIVSGNLRILDH; the protein is encoded by the exons ATGTCTGTTTTGGATG ATCTCAGCAAAGCCGGGATGGCAGAGTTTCAGGAGAAGCTGCGGCTGCAGCATGAGACCTCCATGCACAAAGAGCTGGAGAAGCTGCTGACCACAGCCAAGGGGGCTGAGCAGGAG ATTTCCAAAAAGGACTTTGAGGGTTTTAAGAACCTCTTCCACAGATTCCTCCAGGTAAAAGGACCCTCTGTGAAATGGGACAAGATCCACAAGCCCCCAGAGGATCTG ATCCACCCCTATGACAAGATCAAGGCCCAGGGGCTGCCGGACAGCGTAGCGGCCAGCCTCAACAAGCTGGTGGTGGTCAAGCTCAACGGAGGCCTGGGCACCAGCATGGGCTGCAAAGGCCCCAAGAGTGTCATCAGTGTCCGCAATGAGAACACCTTCCTGGACCTCACCGTCCATCAGATAGAG CACTTAAACAAGACATTCAACGTGGATGTGCCTCTTGTTCTCATGAACTCCTTCAACACAGACGAGGACACCAAGAAAATCCTGCAGAAGTACACACACCACCGGGTGCACATCCACACTTTCAACCAGAGCAg ATACCCGAGGATCAACAAGGAGTCCCTGCTGCCCGTGGCGAAGGACCTCGGAATGCACGGCGACCACGCCGACGCCTGGTACCCGCCCGGCCACGGAGACATCTACGCCAGTTTCTACAACTCCGGCCTGCTGGACAAGCTGATCGCCGCGGGCAAGGAGTACATCTTCGTGTCTAACATAGACAACCTGGGCGCCACCGTGGACCTGTTCATCCTCAACCACCTGATGACGCAGCCCAAAGACAAGCGCTGCGAGTTCATCATGGAGGTGACGGACAAGACCCGTGCAGACGTCAAG GGTGGCACGCTGATCCAGTACGACGACAAGCTGCGTCTGCTGGAGATTGCCCAGGTGCCCAAAGCCCACGTGGACGAGTTCAAGTCGGTCACCAAGTTCAAGATCTTCAACACCAATAACCTTTGGATCTCCCTTGCCGCCATTAAGAGGCTACACGAGCAGAACACCATGGACATGGAGATCATCGTCAACCCCAAG ACGCTGGACGGTGGCCTGAACGTGATCCAGCTGGAAACAGCGGTGGGCGCCGCTATCAAGGCCTTCGACAACGCCCTGGGCGTCAACGTGCCCCGTAGCCGCTTCCTGCCCGTCAAGACCTCATCGGACCTGCTGCTGGTCATGTCCAACCTCTACAGCCTGGACGCCGGCTCGCTCACCATGAGCAAGAAGAGGGAGTTCCCCTCCACGCCACACGTCAAGCTGGGCAGCTCTTTCACCAAG GTCCATGACTTCCTGATGAGGTTTGAGAGCATCCCAGACATGCTAGAACTGGATCACCTCACAGTGTCAGGAGACGTCACCTTCGGAAAGAACGTCTCTCTCAAG GGAACTGTCATCATTATTGCCAATCACGGAGATAGGATTGATATTCCTGCCGGAGCAGTGCTGGAAAACAAGATTGTATCTGGCAACCTGCGCATCCTCGACCACTAA